A part of Gracilimonas sp. genomic DNA contains:
- a CDS encoding YdeI/OmpD-associated family protein, producing MKPITFKSHIDYLPKLKLTHITVPAEIVEEVGGIGTRLMVSIGSHKAFHGGMVALGGGDAYITVNKKRMKKYGMNKGDEVEVTLELDHSKYGMEMPEELEALLEQDHEGERRFEMLAPSKQRYIIHYVSQVKSSQKKIDRAIMLINNLKALPEDEFDMRKLLGLPPRD from the coding sequence ATGAAACCCATCACCTTCAAATCTCATATCGATTACCTGCCAAAGCTGAAGCTTACCCACATCACCGTACCGGCGGAAATTGTGGAAGAAGTGGGCGGTATTGGTACACGACTGATGGTTTCCATTGGCAGCCATAAAGCTTTTCATGGCGGAATGGTCGCTTTGGGAGGAGGAGATGCCTATATCACCGTAAATAAAAAGCGGATGAAAAAATATGGGATGAATAAGGGAGATGAAGTTGAGGTGACGCTCGAATTAGACCACAGTAAATACGGGATGGAAATGCCGGAAGAATTAGAAGCTTTGCTAGAACAGGATCATGAAGGTGAACGACGGTTTGAAATGCTGGCACCTAGTAAACAGCGATACATTATCCACTATGTATCGCAGGTAAAAAGCAGTCAGAAGAAAATAGACCGGGCCATCATGCTGATCAATAACCTGAAGGCTCTTCCCGAAGATGAATTTGATATGCGGAAGTTGTTAGGGTTGCCCCCGAGGGATTAG
- a CDS encoding SgcJ/EcaC family oxidoreductase, with translation MPKNYKKATEPEDIPALFVEAWMKRDADMLASLFSEDAEFVNVVGLWWHNRYDIREAHAYGFEKIFSESDLVLRKTSVKNLSDDIAVVHARMRLKNQTAKGEVKTPSLRQNIFSFVVQKKEGHWICVSAHNTDIIPGAETNIIDEEGKFKSVNYRK, from the coding sequence ATGCCAAAAAACTATAAAAAAGCGACAGAGCCGGAGGATATTCCGGCTCTTTTTGTTGAAGCCTGGATGAAGCGGGATGCCGATATGCTGGCTTCATTATTTTCTGAAGATGCCGAGTTTGTGAATGTGGTAGGACTGTGGTGGCACAACCGGTATGATATCCGTGAAGCGCATGCCTATGGCTTTGAAAAGATATTCAGTGAATCGGATTTAGTACTTCGAAAAACATCGGTTAAGAATTTATCCGATGATATTGCCGTGGTTCATGCCCGAATGCGACTCAAAAATCAAACGGCGAAAGGGGAAGTCAAAACACCTTCACTCCGTCAGAATATTTTCAGCTTTGTAGTTCAGAAAAAGGAGGGGCATTGGATATGTGTGTCAGCTCACAACACTGACATTATACCCGGCGCAGAGACAAACATCATTGATGAAGAAGGAAAATTTAAATCGGTCAATTACCGGAAGTAA
- a CDS encoding amidohydrolase family protein: MRLFKKLLLIPALLLVFSFNTAEAQIAVKGETVYTMAGDPITNGVVLIKDGKIERVGSASDVNIPSDYEVHEAKVVTPGFIDAHSVVGLAGHLNQDHDQDQLETSSAIQPELRAIDAYNAREALVGHLRDHGITTVHTGHGPGALISGQTMIVKTAGETVEESTIVPAKMLAFTLGNNMSREISKPGTRSKGIAMLRQEFIKAQSYLEKRNGDEEYSMDLGMEALADLLEGKLTALVTVHKANDIMTAVRLQEEFGFPMVLDGAAEAYLIVDELKKAGHPVIIHPTMIRTYGDSKNASFETAGKLYEAGIPIAFQSGYEGYVPKTRVISYEAGVAAANGLGMENALKVLTIDAAELLGIDNRVGSLEAGKDADVAMFDGDPLEYITNVTGVIINGEKVK; encoded by the coding sequence ATGAGATTATTCAAAAAACTATTATTAATTCCGGCACTGCTTCTGGTATTCAGTTTTAACACGGCTGAGGCACAAATAGCAGTTAAAGGAGAAACGGTTTATACCATGGCCGGTGACCCGATCACCAATGGCGTGGTGCTTATCAAAGATGGAAAAATCGAACGGGTAGGTTCGGCTTCTGACGTAAATATTCCATCTGATTATGAAGTACACGAGGCTAAAGTTGTTACTCCGGGTTTTATCGATGCACATTCTGTGGTTGGCTTAGCCGGACACCTGAATCAGGATCATGATCAGGATCAGCTGGAGACCTCCAGTGCCATTCAGCCCGAGCTCAGAGCTATTGACGCTTATAATGCACGAGAGGCATTGGTTGGACACTTACGAGATCATGGCATCACTACGGTACATACCGGTCACGGACCCGGTGCTTTAATTAGCGGTCAGACAATGATTGTGAAAACAGCGGGTGAGACGGTAGAAGAATCGACGATCGTTCCTGCAAAAATGCTGGCATTCACGCTTGGCAATAATATGAGTCGTGAGATCAGCAAGCCGGGAACACGTTCCAAAGGAATTGCCATGCTTCGGCAGGAATTCATTAAAGCTCAGAGCTATCTGGAAAAGAGAAATGGGGACGAAGAATATTCCATGGATCTGGGCATGGAAGCACTGGCCGATTTATTGGAAGGAAAGCTGACTGCTTTGGTCACCGTTCATAAAGCCAATGATATCATGACGGCGGTTCGGTTACAGGAAGAATTCGGATTTCCAATGGTATTGGATGGAGCCGCGGAAGCTTATTTGATTGTTGATGAATTGAAAAAAGCAGGGCACCCGGTCATTATTCACCCAACCATGATTCGAACCTACGGCGATAGCAAAAATGCCAGTTTTGAAACAGCTGGAAAGCTGTATGAAGCGGGTATTCCAATTGCTTTCCAGAGCGGGTACGAAGGATACGTTCCAAAAACCCGGGTAATCTCCTATGAAGCAGGGGTAGCCGCAGCTAATGGTTTGGGAATGGAAAATGCGCTAAAAGTACTTACCATCGATGCAGCTGAACTACTGGGTATTGATAATCGCGTAGGTTCACTGGAAGCTGGTAAAGATGCCGATGTAGCCATGTTTGATGGCGATCCGCTGGAGTACATAACCAACGTAACCGGGGTTATCATAAACGGTGAGAAGGTGAAGTAA